A single genomic interval of Ramlibacter pinisoli harbors:
- a CDS encoding UvrD-helicase domain-containing protein codes for MAEASPVTDLAYEIDGVRVPPPAFYAVACDPRRSVAVEACAGAGKTWMLVSRILRALLDGAQPHEVLAITFTRKAAGEMRQRLQEWLQAFSTAEPAVLAAELQLRGVPAAEAQGLADPLRTLHARLLAGGRPVQIRTFHGWFAALLRNAPLATLEALGLPPRHTLLEDDTEAVDKVWRRFHAVVVTDPQARRDYEESVAAHGRFQTLKALRAALSKRVEFMLADGAGVVAGSVQPFAALFPDFAAFARPDASLATPGARDRWLARARLLGAQENKTPRKAADAVVDAFALDDPGQRLAMLRKAFFVAGDDRLTQHLAKYEAAQEAEAELQRLCRAQAQHEAWLHHQRLTRLSRLLVHEFAALKRDEGWVDMSDVEQAAHRLLSDPVLSGWIQERLDTHVRHLLVDEFQDTNPLQWQALYAWLSGYAGAGGTPPSVFIVGDPKQSIYRFRRAEPQVFAAAQRFVAQGLGGVRLSCDHTRRNAPEVLAAVNHVMAEAQAAGQYQDFRVHSTGSRDRGNLLHLPVVARPVPVRAADAQPQGWRDSLSEPRELPEEHLVTLECRQAARWIAGRIQAGVPPAEILVLARKRDRLAVLEDELRLLRVPAQQPEKTDLGEAPEVQDLVALLDVLVSPTHDLSLARVLKSPVFGLGDPALVQLAELARRRRAEGTPRSWLELLCAGDGLDAPLVAVGQTLAGWRQLVRKLPPHDALDAICQQGDVLARYAASVPPALRDAALANLRALPGAALQLEGGRYATPYAFVRALRAQGVRGPAVGVAAAVRLLTVHGAKGLEAPIVLLLDTDAGPPRPETMGVLVDWPGEQAAPRRFSFLASETRPPGCHTAALAEELAARAREELNALYVAMTRAQRELVLSSVEPRGVAAAPSWWQRLVPLCQPAELPEDGVAMGAQEALAPVVIPVVPAGPVRRAADTAPARTERSAASRFGELVHRLLELQGASGMPDGAALVRLGRAFGVAPQEQEAALAMAHRIAGGEGAWLWSPAHVDWHADEVELTDGGEVLRLDRLVRRRDGTWWVVDYKSASRPERDGALQAQLRRYAAAVARLNPGEGVRAAFLTGEGRLVPID; via the coding sequence ATGGCTGAGGCATCACCCGTGACGGACCTGGCGTACGAAATCGACGGTGTCCGCGTGCCGCCACCGGCGTTCTACGCGGTGGCGTGTGATCCGCGGCGCAGCGTGGCCGTGGAGGCCTGCGCCGGCGCCGGCAAGACCTGGATGCTGGTGTCGCGCATCCTGCGTGCGCTGCTCGACGGCGCCCAGCCGCACGAAGTGCTGGCCATCACGTTCACGCGCAAGGCGGCCGGCGAGATGCGGCAACGCTTGCAGGAGTGGCTGCAAGCCTTCTCGACGGCCGAGCCGGCCGTGCTGGCCGCCGAACTGCAGCTGCGCGGTGTGCCGGCCGCCGAGGCGCAGGGCCTCGCGGATCCCTTGCGCACGCTGCACGCCCGGTTGCTGGCCGGCGGCCGGCCGGTCCAGATCCGCACCTTCCACGGCTGGTTCGCGGCACTGCTGCGCAACGCGCCGCTCGCCACGCTGGAGGCGCTGGGGCTGCCGCCGCGCCACACTCTGCTGGAGGACGACACCGAGGCGGTCGACAAGGTCTGGCGCCGCTTCCATGCCGTGGTGGTCACCGATCCGCAGGCCCGGCGCGACTACGAGGAGTCGGTCGCCGCCCACGGCCGCTTCCAGACCCTGAAGGCCTTGCGTGCAGCCCTGTCCAAGCGGGTCGAGTTCATGCTGGCCGATGGCGCCGGCGTGGTGGCCGGGTCCGTCCAGCCCTTCGCGGCGCTGTTCCCGGATTTCGCCGCCTTCGCCCGCCCGGACGCATCGCTCGCCACGCCGGGCGCTCGCGACCGCTGGCTTGCGCGTGCACGGCTGCTCGGAGCGCAGGAGAACAAGACTCCGCGCAAGGCGGCCGACGCCGTGGTCGATGCCTTCGCGCTCGACGATCCCGGTCAGCGCCTGGCCATGCTGCGCAAGGCGTTCTTCGTTGCCGGCGACGACCGGCTGACGCAGCACCTGGCCAAATACGAGGCAGCCCAGGAAGCCGAGGCGGAGCTGCAGCGGCTGTGCCGCGCCCAGGCGCAGCACGAGGCCTGGCTGCACCACCAGCGCCTGACCCGGCTGTCGCGGCTGCTGGTGCACGAGTTCGCCGCGCTCAAGCGCGACGAGGGCTGGGTCGACATGAGCGACGTGGAACAGGCGGCCCACCGCCTGCTGTCCGACCCCGTCCTGTCGGGATGGATCCAGGAGCGGCTCGACACCCACGTCCGGCACCTGCTGGTCGACGAGTTCCAGGACACCAACCCGCTGCAGTGGCAGGCCCTGTACGCCTGGCTGAGCGGTTACGCCGGGGCCGGTGGCACGCCCCCCAGCGTGTTCATCGTCGGCGATCCCAAGCAGAGCATCTACCGGTTCCGCCGCGCCGAGCCGCAAGTGTTCGCGGCCGCCCAGCGGTTCGTGGCGCAGGGCCTCGGTGGCGTGCGGCTCAGCTGCGACCACACGCGGCGCAATGCGCCCGAGGTGCTGGCCGCCGTCAACCACGTGATGGCCGAGGCGCAGGCCGCCGGCCAGTACCAGGACTTCCGGGTCCACAGCACCGGCTCGCGCGATCGCGGCAACCTGCTGCACCTGCCCGTCGTCGCCCGGCCCGTCCCCGTGCGCGCGGCCGACGCGCAGCCGCAAGGCTGGCGCGACAGCCTGTCCGAGCCGCGCGAGCTGCCCGAGGAACATCTCGTCACCCTCGAATGCCGGCAGGCAGCGCGCTGGATCGCTGGCCGCATCCAGGCCGGTGTGCCGCCGGCCGAGATCCTGGTGCTGGCACGCAAGCGCGATCGCCTCGCGGTCCTGGAAGACGAACTGCGGCTGCTGCGCGTGCCGGCCCAGCAGCCCGAGAAGACCGACCTGGGCGAGGCGCCGGAGGTGCAGGACCTGGTCGCGCTGCTCGACGTCCTGGTCTCACCCACGCACGACCTGTCGCTCGCCCGAGTCCTCAAGTCTCCCGTGTTCGGCCTGGGCGACCCGGCGCTGGTGCAGTTGGCCGAGCTGGCGCGCCGCCGCCGCGCGGAAGGCACGCCGCGCTCCTGGCTGGAGTTGCTTTGCGCCGGCGACGGGCTCGACGCCCCCCTGGTCGCCGTCGGCCAGACGCTGGCGGGCTGGCGCCAGCTGGTGCGCAAGCTGCCGCCCCACGATGCCCTGGACGCGATCTGCCAGCAGGGCGACGTGCTGGCGCGCTATGCCGCCTCGGTGCCGCCCGCCCTGCGCGATGCGGCGCTGGCCAACCTGCGCGCACTGCCGGGGGCTGCCCTCCAGCTGGAAGGCGGGCGCTACGCCACGCCGTACGCGTTCGTGCGAGCCCTGCGTGCGCAGGGCGTGCGCGGGCCGGCCGTGGGGGTGGCCGCCGCGGTGCGCCTTCTCACCGTGCACGGTGCCAAGGGGCTGGAAGCGCCCATCGTGCTGCTGCTCGACACCGATGCCGGCCCGCCGCGGCCGGAAACCATGGGCGTGCTGGTCGACTGGCCGGGCGAGCAGGCGGCCCCGCGCCGCTTCAGCTTCCTGGCCAGCGAGACCCGGCCGCCCGGCTGTCACACCGCGGCCCTTGCGGAAGAACTGGCGGCGCGCGCGCGCGAGGAACTCAATGCCTTGTACGTCGCCATGACGCGGGCCCAACGCGAATTGGTCCTCTCCAGCGTGGAGCCGCGCGGCGTGGCGGCCGCGCCCAGCTGGTGGCAACGGCTGGTGCCGCTGTGCCAGCCGGCCGAACTGCCCGAGGATGGCGTGGCCATGGGGGCGCAGGAGGCCCTCGCGCCTGTCGTCATCCCGGTCGTCCCCGCGGGACCCGTGCGCCGGGCGGCCGACACTGCGCCCGCCCGCACCGAGCGCAGCGCCGCCTCCCGCTTCGGCGAGCTCGTGCATCGGCTGCTGGAGTTGCAGGGCGCTAGTGGCATGCCGGACGGCGCCGCCCTGGTGCGCCTGGGCCGCGCATTCGGCGTGGCGCCGCAGGAGCAGGAAGCGGCGTTGGCGATGGCGCACCGCATCGCGGGCGGCGAGGGCGCCTGGCTGTGGAGCCCGGCGCACGTCGACTGGCACGCAGACGAGGTGGAACTCACCGACGGCGGGGAGGTGCTGCGCCTGGACCGCCTGGTGCGCCGGCGCGATGGCACCTGGTGGGTGGTCGACTACAAGTCGGCGTCCCGGCCCGAGCGCGATGGGGCCTTGCAGGCCCAGCTGCGCCGGTATGCCGCGGCCGTCGCCCGGTTGAACCCGGGAGAAGGCGTGCGTGCCGCGTTCCTCACCGGCGAGGGCCGGCTGGTGCCGATCGACTGA
- a CDS encoding PD-(D/E)XK nuclease family protein, with amino-acid sequence MLWARVLGHVRGLLSDRRAHASRTVVLVPYAQLMPVARRAWSLLQPDGFAPRFETSMNWAARLGQSPGPDDLAFDMGRDVLTARGWLERAGLATRAGSLAGALVEAAWQAAAAAAARPPAERAAWAAQARQAVSSGLDSPVLALEAAIARIALEWAAASRYATDPLLDSRVLADLDLLVICEGFQADALGGTLAALAGDKAVRLSLDGPQSSGKLALHQAADPAQEAELAAASVLRHLEAGRAPVALAAIDRVLTRRVRALLDGRGVAVRDETGWKLSTTRAAAHVMGLLRACRHDASTDVVLDWLKNAPAVPSGSTSALERRVRRAGLRDWSDARGLADDSVALADAWRATLQAARPLRQWQEALRELLETTGHWDSLHADAAGAQVLDVLALSDAAQAEWLLLPHGSRRLTATEFSTWVDDSLEGASFVPPAPAIEDVVILPFHQLLARDFAALVMPGCDEVRLPAAPEPPGAWTTAQRAALGLPSREDLAREQQAGWRNALRVPHVDLLWRASDDSGEPVLPSPLVQALRLQQPGLSPAPDPRALRELDARPVARPLPVAPSLPVDPLSASAYEDLRRCPYRFFALRQLGLQEAAEIDVEVDKRDFGNWLHLVLRDYHRALQDEPGTDRLTLIDRCAASATSSAGLADGEFLPFAAAWPQVRAGYLAWQDKHEAAGAGFETAETEHEIRLGDIRLVGRIDRIDRLADGRRMVVDYKTEALQASRDRVKLPDEDTQLAFYAALLEDDTLAAAYVNVGERGETHKVEQPAVVEARDALVAGIVHDLGRIAAGASLPALGEGRVCEFCAARGLCRRDAWHG; translated from the coding sequence GTGCTCTGGGCCCGTGTGCTGGGCCATGTGCGAGGTCTGCTGAGCGATCGCCGCGCGCATGCATCGCGCACCGTGGTGCTGGTGCCGTATGCGCAGCTGATGCCGGTCGCCCGACGCGCCTGGTCGTTGCTGCAGCCCGACGGATTCGCGCCCCGCTTCGAGACCAGCATGAACTGGGCGGCCCGCCTGGGCCAGTCGCCCGGTCCCGACGACCTCGCCTTCGACATGGGCCGCGACGTGCTCACCGCGCGCGGCTGGCTGGAACGCGCCGGGCTCGCGACACGGGCCGGCTCGCTCGCCGGCGCGCTGGTGGAAGCGGCTTGGCAGGCTGCGGCCGCAGCCGCCGCCCGACCGCCCGCCGAACGCGCGGCGTGGGCCGCCCAGGCGCGCCAGGCCGTGTCGTCCGGGCTCGATTCGCCGGTGCTCGCACTCGAGGCGGCCATCGCCCGCATCGCGCTCGAGTGGGCTGCCGCCAGCCGCTACGCCACCGATCCCTTGCTGGACAGCCGCGTGCTCGCAGACCTCGACCTGCTGGTGATCTGCGAAGGCTTCCAGGCTGACGCACTGGGCGGGACCCTGGCTGCCCTCGCCGGCGACAAGGCCGTGCGCCTGTCGCTCGACGGCCCGCAGTCCTCCGGCAAGCTCGCACTCCACCAGGCCGCCGACCCGGCCCAGGAAGCGGAACTCGCGGCGGCCAGTGTGCTGCGGCACCTGGAAGCCGGCCGTGCGCCGGTCGCGCTGGCCGCCATCGACCGCGTGTTGACGCGGCGCGTGCGTGCGCTGCTCGACGGCCGCGGTGTCGCGGTGCGCGACGAGACCGGCTGGAAGCTCTCGACCACGCGCGCGGCCGCCCACGTCATGGGCCTGCTGCGCGCGTGCCGGCATGACGCGTCGACCGATGTGGTGCTCGACTGGCTGAAGAACGCACCCGCGGTCCCGAGCGGCTCCACCTCCGCGCTGGAGCGGCGCGTGCGCCGCGCCGGTCTGCGCGACTGGTCCGATGCGCGCGGCCTGGCCGACGACAGCGTGGCCCTGGCCGACGCCTGGCGCGCCACCCTGCAGGCTGCGCGTCCCCTGCGGCAGTGGCAGGAAGCGCTACGCGAACTGCTGGAAACAACCGGCCACTGGGACAGCCTGCACGCCGACGCGGCCGGGGCGCAGGTCCTTGACGTGCTCGCGCTGTCCGACGCGGCCCAGGCCGAATGGCTCCTGCTTCCCCACGGCAGCCGTCGGCTCACTGCCACGGAGTTCTCGACCTGGGTCGACGACAGCCTCGAGGGCGCCAGCTTCGTCCCGCCGGCTCCCGCCATCGAGGACGTGGTGATCCTGCCGTTCCACCAGCTGCTCGCGCGCGATTTCGCTGCGCTGGTGATGCCCGGCTGTGACGAGGTCCGCCTGCCGGCCGCCCCGGAGCCGCCCGGCGCCTGGACCACCGCCCAGCGCGCCGCTCTCGGACTGCCGTCGCGCGAGGACCTGGCGCGCGAGCAGCAGGCCGGGTGGCGCAACGCACTGCGCGTCCCGCATGTCGACCTGCTCTGGCGCGCCAGTGACGACAGCGGCGAGCCCGTCCTGCCCAGTCCGCTGGTGCAGGCCCTGCGCCTGCAGCAGCCCGGCCTGTCGCCGGCGCCTGATCCGCGCGCCTTGCGGGAGCTCGATGCGCGGCCGGTTGCGCGGCCGCTGCCGGTCGCGCCGTCCCTGCCGGTCGACCCGCTCTCCGCCAGTGCCTACGAGGACCTGCGTCGCTGCCCCTACCGCTTCTTCGCGCTGCGCCAGCTCGGCCTGCAGGAAGCCGCCGAGATCGACGTCGAGGTCGACAAGCGCGACTTCGGCAACTGGTTGCACCTGGTCCTGCGCGACTACCACCGGGCCTTGCAGGACGAGCCCGGCACGGACCGCCTGACCCTGATCGACCGCTGCGCCGCATCGGCGACGTCGAGCGCCGGCCTGGCGGACGGCGAGTTCCTGCCGTTCGCGGCCGCATGGCCGCAGGTGCGCGCCGGCTACCTGGCGTGGCAGGACAAGCACGAGGCGGCCGGCGCCGGCTTCGAGACCGCCGAGACCGAGCACGAGATCCGGCTCGGCGACATCCGGCTGGTCGGCCGCATCGATCGCATCGATCGGCTCGCGGACGGCCGCCGCATGGTCGTCGACTACAAGACCGAGGCCCTGCAGGCCTCCCGCGACCGGGTGAAACTGCCCGACGAGGACACCCAGCTGGCGTTCTACGCGGCGCTGCTGGAGGACGACACACTGGCGGCCGCCTACGTGAACGTGGGCGAACGCGGCGAGACGCACAAGGTGGAGCAGCCCGCCGTCGTCGAAGCCCGGGACGCGCTGGTTGCCGGCATCGTGCATGACCTGGGCCGCATCGCAGCCGGCGCCTCGTTGCCGGCGCTGGGCGAAGGCCGCGTGTGCGAGTTCTGCGCCGCGCGCGGCCTGTGCCGACGGGATGCGTGGCATGGCTGA
- the trxA gene encoding thioredoxin TrxA, protein MASDLIKHISDASFEADVLQAGKPVLVDYWAEWCGPCKMIAPILDEVSDSYKDKLQVAKMNVDENRDIPAKFGIRGIPTLMLFKDGQLAATKVGAMSKAQLTAFLDQQLA, encoded by the coding sequence ATGGCCAGCGACCTGATCAAGCACATCTCCGACGCCAGCTTCGAAGCCGACGTCCTGCAGGCGGGCAAGCCCGTCCTGGTGGACTACTGGGCCGAGTGGTGCGGTCCCTGCAAGATGATCGCGCCCATCCTCGACGAGGTGTCCGACTCCTACAAGGACAAGCTGCAGGTCGCCAAGATGAACGTGGACGAGAACCGCGACATCCCGGCCAAGTTCGGCATCCGTGGCATCCCCACGCTCATGCTGTTCAAGGACGGCCAACTGGCCGCCACCAAGGTCGGCGCGATGAGCAAGGCGCAGCTCACGGCCTTCCTCGACCAGCAACTGGCCTGA
- the rho gene encoding transcription termination factor Rho, which translates to MHLNELKALHVSEVLKQAEELEIENTGRMRKQELMFAIIKKRARAGEQVFADGVLEILPDGFGFLRSPDTSYTASTDDIYISPSQVRRFNLHTGDMIEGEVRTPKDGERYFALTKLDKVNDGPPEQNKHKVMFENLTPLFPKEQMKLERDAFKGEENITGRIIDIIAPIGKGQRALLVAPPKSGKTVMMQHMAHAIAANYPDSHMMVLLVDERPEEVTEMQRSVKAEVIASTFDEPAARHVHVAEMVIERAKRLVELKKDVVILLDSITRLARAYNNVVPSSGKVLTGGVDANALQRPKRFLGAARNVEEGGSLTIIATALIDTGSRMDEVIFEEFKGTGNSEIHLDRRLYEKRVFPSIQLNRSGTRREELLLAPEILQKTRILRQFMYNMDEIEAMEMVLKSMKATKTNVEFFDMMRRGG; encoded by the coding sequence ATGCACCTCAACGAACTCAAGGCGCTCCACGTCTCCGAAGTCCTCAAACAAGCCGAGGAACTGGAGATCGAGAACACCGGCCGCATGCGCAAGCAGGAGCTGATGTTCGCCATCATCAAGAAGCGCGCCCGCGCCGGCGAGCAGGTGTTCGCGGACGGCGTGCTGGAGATCCTGCCCGACGGCTTCGGCTTCCTGCGCAGCCCGGACACCAGCTACACGGCGAGCACGGACGACATCTACATCTCTCCCTCCCAGGTGCGGCGCTTCAACCTGCACACGGGCGACATGATCGAGGGCGAAGTCAGGACCCCCAAGGACGGCGAGCGCTACTTCGCTCTGACCAAGCTGGACAAGGTCAACGACGGCCCGCCGGAGCAGAACAAGCACAAGGTGATGTTCGAGAACCTCACGCCGCTGTTCCCGAAGGAGCAGATGAAGCTGGAGCGTGACGCGTTCAAGGGCGAAGAGAACATCACCGGTCGCATCATCGACATCATCGCCCCCATCGGCAAGGGCCAGCGCGCCCTGCTGGTGGCGCCGCCCAAGAGCGGCAAGACGGTGATGATGCAGCACATGGCCCACGCGATCGCGGCCAACTACCCCGACAGCCACATGATGGTGCTGCTGGTGGACGAGCGGCCCGAGGAAGTGACCGAGATGCAGCGCTCGGTGAAGGCCGAGGTCATCGCCTCCACCTTCGACGAACCGGCCGCCCGCCACGTGCACGTGGCCGAGATGGTGATCGAGCGCGCCAAGCGCCTGGTGGAGCTGAAGAAGGACGTGGTGATCCTGCTGGACTCCATCACCCGCCTGGCCCGCGCCTACAACAACGTCGTTCCCTCGTCGGGCAAGGTGCTCACCGGCGGCGTCGACGCCAATGCCCTGCAGCGCCCCAAGCGCTTCCTGGGCGCCGCGCGCAACGTCGAGGAAGGCGGCTCGCTGACCATCATCGCTACCGCCCTGATCGACACCGGCTCGCGCATGGACGAGGTGATCTTCGAGGAGTTCAAGGGCACGGGCAACAGCGAAATCCACCTGGACCGCCGCCTGTACGAGAAGCGCGTCTTCCCGTCGATCCAGCTCAATCGCAGCGGCACCCGCCGCGAGGAACTGCTGCTGGCCCCCGAGATCCTGCAGAAGACCCGCATCCTGCGCCAGTTCATGTACAACATGGACGAGATCGAGGCGATGGAGATGGTCCTGAAGTCCATGAAGGCCACCAAGACCAACGTCGAGTTCTTCGACATGATGCGCCGCGGCGGCTGA
- a CDS encoding type B 50S ribosomal protein L31 has translation MAKEGIHPNYRDVLFVDLSNGFKFVTRSCVSTKEMGKTDDGKELPMFKLDTSSESHPFYTGTQKSVNDMGGRVDKFFKKFGKTAAK, from the coding sequence ATGGCCAAAGAAGGCATCCACCCGAACTACCGCGACGTCCTGTTCGTGGACCTGTCCAACGGGTTCAAGTTCGTCACCCGCTCCTGCGTCAGCACCAAGGAGATGGGCAAGACCGACGACGGCAAGGAACTGCCGATGTTCAAGCTCGACACCTCGAGCGAATCGCACCCGTTCTACACGGGCACCCAGAAGTCCGTGAACGACATGGGCGGCCGGGTCGACAAGTTCTTCAAGAAGTTCGGCAAGACGGCCGCCAAGTAA
- a CDS encoding MATE family efflux transporter, producing MAELRTIARHAGTVLVGQLATMAFGVADTMIAGRYRTDALAALSVGSAVYISIFVALTGLVQAQLPAWAQLRGAGREAEVGRSVRQALYLCLVASAAGIAVLRWPGPLLQWAQVPPSLEGEVQAYLGILALALPAALLFRGYSTLNQALGKPVLVTWLQTGALAVKVPLSIWLTFGGAGVPALGLAGCAWATVIVQYLLLVLAIATIRFGSFYAPYRIWQRIEPPDGATLRGFARLGVPTALAVMVEVTSFTLMALFIARLGSQASASHQIAANLTAVLYMMPLSLGLAVSARVSYWLGSGDERQARQALRLGYKLGLALAASSAVLVLLGRHAIAHLYAGDKPEVVAAAGSLLLWGAAYHVADALQALSFFVLRSYGVANRPLVVYCVLLWGVGLGGGYVLAYQGLGTLAPMQSPAAFWAAGAFALAATAATLFILLWRVVRSRRPSFA from the coding sequence ATGGCGGAGTTGCGGACCATCGCCCGCCACGCGGGGACGGTGCTCGTGGGCCAGCTCGCCACCATGGCGTTCGGCGTCGCCGACACCATGATCGCCGGCCGCTACCGCACCGACGCCCTGGCGGCCCTCTCGGTCGGCTCGGCGGTCTACATCAGCATCTTCGTGGCGCTGACCGGCCTGGTACAGGCGCAACTGCCGGCTTGGGCGCAACTGCGCGGAGCCGGCCGCGAGGCGGAGGTCGGCCGCTCCGTGCGGCAGGCGCTCTATCTGTGCCTGGTGGCCTCGGCCGCGGGCATCGCTGTCCTGCGCTGGCCGGGCCCGCTGCTACAGTGGGCCCAGGTGCCCCCGTCGCTCGAAGGCGAGGTGCAGGCCTACCTGGGCATCCTGGCTCTCGCCTTGCCCGCCGCCCTGCTGTTCCGGGGTTACTCCACGCTCAACCAGGCCCTGGGCAAGCCGGTCCTGGTGACCTGGCTGCAGACCGGTGCGCTGGCGGTGAAGGTGCCGCTGTCGATCTGGCTGACCTTCGGCGGCGCCGGCGTTCCCGCCCTGGGCCTGGCCGGTTGCGCCTGGGCCACCGTCATCGTCCAGTACCTGCTGCTGGTGCTGGCGATCGCCACCATCCGCTTTGGATCGTTCTATGCGCCCTACCGGATCTGGCAGCGGATCGAGCCGCCCGATGGGGCCACCCTGCGCGGATTCGCCCGGCTGGGCGTGCCCACTGCCCTGGCGGTCATGGTGGAGGTCACGTCCTTCACGCTGATGGCCCTGTTCATTGCCCGCCTGGGCAGCCAGGCCTCGGCCAGCCACCAGATAGCGGCCAACCTCACGGCGGTGCTGTACATGATGCCGCTCTCGCTGGGCCTGGCGGTGAGCGCGCGGGTGAGCTACTGGCTCGGCAGCGGCGACGAGCGCCAGGCGCGCCAGGCCCTGCGCCTGGGCTACAAGCTGGGCCTCGCGCTGGCAGCCTCCAGCGCGGTGCTGGTGCTGCTCGGACGCCACGCCATCGCCCACCTCTATGCCGGCGACAAGCCCGAGGTGGTCGCAGCCGCGGGCAGCCTCCTGCTCTGGGGGGCGGCCTACCACGTGGCCGACGCCCTGCAAGCCCTCAGCTTCTTCGTGCTGCGCAGCTACGGCGTCGCCAATCGGCCGCTGGTCGTCTATTGCGTGCTGCTCTGGGGCGTCGGCTTGGGAGGCGGCTACGTGCTGGCCTACCAAGGCCTAGGAACCCTGGCTCCCATGCAGTCGCCGGCGGCGTTCTGGGCCGCGGGAGCCTTCGCGCTGGCGGCGACCGCGGCCACCTTGTTCATCCTGCTGTGGCGGGTTGTCCGCTCCCGGCGTCCTTCGTTCGCTTGA
- the phoR gene encoding phosphate regulon sensor histidine kinase PhoR, translating to MAWRVGSFFLLLAAGALAGWLAAADRGAAVGVFLGALVWFGIDVVRGSLVLEWLRRGAAEEPPPTSGLWGEIAERMRRVLRGRQREVEDAEARLREFLAAIQASPNGVVLLDPEGRIEWVNETAAGHLGIDPERDLQQLIGNLLRDPAFTAYGAQGDFSRDVVIAGRAGSSAVPARVSVQLHPYGQGRKLLLSRDVTALEQAETMRRDFVANVSHEIRTPLTVMAGFIETLQTLPLGEADRTRYLGLMSQQGSRMQTLVSDLLTLSRLEGSPAPGAGEWTPVASFLAQCEQEALSLASVLDKSLDLHFDTTAHHEVSGAPSEWLSAMSNLVSNAVRYTPSGGEVAVAWRVLPDGRGEFSVRDTGPGIAAEHLPRLTERFYRVDRSRSRETGGTGLGMAIVKHVVQRHGAQLRIDSTPGVGSCFAITFPAGRMRPLKRTKDAGSGQPATAG from the coding sequence ATGGCTTGGCGCGTAGGCAGTTTCTTCCTCCTGCTGGCGGCCGGTGCGCTGGCCGGCTGGCTGGCGGCCGCGGACCGGGGGGCGGCCGTGGGCGTGTTCCTGGGTGCCCTGGTCTGGTTCGGGATCGACGTGGTGCGGGGCTCGCTCGTGCTCGAATGGTTGCGCCGCGGCGCGGCGGAGGAGCCGCCACCGACGTCCGGACTGTGGGGCGAGATCGCCGAGCGCATGCGGCGCGTCCTGCGTGGGCGCCAGCGCGAGGTCGAGGACGCGGAAGCGCGCCTGCGCGAATTCCTGGCGGCGATCCAGGCCTCGCCCAATGGCGTGGTGCTGCTCGACCCCGAGGGGCGCATCGAGTGGGTGAACGAGACGGCGGCCGGCCACCTGGGCATCGACCCGGAGCGCGACCTGCAACAGTTGATCGGGAACCTGCTGCGCGATCCGGCCTTCACGGCCTATGGCGCGCAGGGGGACTTCAGCCGCGACGTGGTCATCGCCGGACGCGCCGGCTCTTCCGCGGTGCCGGCGCGAGTGTCGGTCCAGCTGCACCCGTACGGGCAGGGCCGCAAGCTGCTGCTGTCGCGCGACGTCACGGCCCTCGAGCAGGCCGAGACCATGCGGCGCGACTTCGTGGCCAACGTCTCGCACGAGATCCGCACGCCGTTGACGGTGATGGCGGGTTTCATCGAGACGCTGCAGACGCTGCCCCTCGGCGAGGCCGACCGCACGCGCTACCTGGGATTGATGTCCCAGCAGGGCTCGCGCATGCAGACCCTGGTGAGCGACCTGCTCACGCTCTCGCGGCTCGAAGGCAGCCCGGCGCCAGGGGCCGGTGAGTGGACGCCGGTCGCGTCCTTCCTGGCCCAGTGCGAGCAGGAGGCGCTCTCGCTGGCGTCGGTGCTGGACAAGTCGCTGGACCTGCACTTCGACACCACCGCGCACCACGAGGTGTCGGGCGCGCCATCCGAATGGCTCAGCGCGATGTCCAACCTGGTGAGCAATGCCGTGCGCTATACCCCGTCGGGTGGCGAGGTGGCCGTTGCCTGGCGCGTGTTGCCGGATGGCCGGGGCGAGTTCAGCGTGCGCGACACCGGTCCAGGCATCGCGGCCGAGCACCTGCCGCGGCTGACCGAGCGGTTCTATCGCGTCGACCGCAGCCGTTCGCGCGAAACCGGCGGCACCGGCCTCGGCATGGCCATCGTCAAGCACGTGGTGCAGCGCCACGGTGCGCAGTTGCGCATCGACAGCACGCCGGGCGTTGGGTCCTGCTTTGCCATCACTTTCCCGGCCGGGAGGATGCGCCCGCTCAAGCGAACGAAGGACGCCGGGAGCGGACAACCCGCCACAGCAGGATGA